GTGCAGTGGGACTCGTTCTGCCGCAGCCGCTTGCAGCCGTCCACGTGAGCACCGCGGTCCCCGTCCGCCGGGCGGGGTGCAGGCCACGAGAGACCAGGCTCAGCCGTGACCATCCGCCGCAAGCACGTTCCGTCCCTCTGCCGGATCGCCGCCGTCGCGCTGGTCTCTTTCGGCGCGATGCCGCGGACGGCCGAAGCACAGGCGCCGGGCGTGATCGCCGGCGTGGTGGTCGACTCGGCGACGAGGCAGCCGCTGCTCTCCGCGCGCGTCGTGATCGAAGGCACGGGACGCGAAGCATCTACCGACCGCGCGGGGCGCTTCGTGATCGGGCGGCTGCGGCCAGGCGAGTACCGCGCGACGGTGGCCCGCCTGGGCTACGCGGACGACTCGGTGCGGTGGGCCGTGGCGGCGGGAGACACGACACGGGTGAGCGTGATGCTGCGGCAGTCCGCCATCGAGCTGCGGGCGCTGACGGTGCAGGTGGACAAGCTGGAGAGGCGGCGGCGCGCGAGCGGGTGGTCGTCACGCGCCATCGGGCGGGACGGCCTGGAGGGCTTCACGGCGATGACCGCGGCCCAGTTCGTGGCGGACCACTTCGGGCTGGCCCGCGTGACTTGCCCCCGCGGCCGGTCACGGCTGCCGCAGGGGCGCCGCAACGGCGTGGAGCCGCGAAGCTGCCTGCTGGTTCGCGGCGGCGTCCGCAGCCCGTGCGTGCTCCTGGACGAGTCGCCGGTGGACGGGCTCGACGCGCTGGAGGCGCTGAACCCGGACGACCTGTACCGGGTGGAGGTCTACGACGGCGGCGCGGTGGTGCAGGCGTACACCACGTGGTTCATCCGCAACGCCACGCGCACCGCCTGGTCGCCGCTCTCCGCCGACACCCAGTGGAACCTGTACTGCGTGAACCGCCCGGGAGCGCCGCGCGTCTGAGCGCGCCCAAGCGGTGAGGTGACGGCCCGGGGCGGATCCGCCGCCCACGGCCGCGAAAGCCGGCCCAGGTGGATCCGCCGCCCCGGCCGGAAGGGAAGCTGGCACGAAGACGCCGTACCCGGCCCACGCGAATCCGCGGGCCGAGCGACACACTCCAGGAAACCACGAGAGGTTCGCATGAGCGCTCTTTCGTTCTCCCCCGCACGCTTGCGCGGCGGCGCGCTGCTCGCGGCCGCGCTGCTGGCGCAGGCCGCCGCGTCCACCCACGCCGCTGCCCAGCGCCGCGTGGGCGACGGCACGGCCGTGGTGGTGGGCACCGTGATCGACGCCACCACGCAGAAGCCGGTGGCAGCCGCGCGCATCGCCCTGCCCCGCAACGGCCGCAATGCCACGGCCGACCGGCTGGGCCGCTTCACCGTGGGGCGGCTCCAACCCGGCTCGCACCCCGCGGTGGTGCATATGATCGGCTACCGCGAGAAGTTCGTAATCTGGGAAGTGGGGCCGGACACCACGCGCGTCCAGGTCGCGATGGAAGCCATCCCGGTCGCGCTGGCGGGGC
The sequence above is a segment of the Longimicrobiaceae bacterium genome. Coding sequences within it:
- a CDS encoding carboxypeptidase regulatory-like domain-containing protein produces the protein MTIRRKHVPSLCRIAAVALVSFGAMPRTAEAQAPGVIAGVVVDSATRQPLLSARVVIEGTGREASTDRAGRFVIGRLRPGEYRATVARLGYADDSVRWAVAAGDTTRVSVMLRQSAIELRALTVQVDKLERRRRASGWSSRAIGRDGLEGFTAMTAAQFVADHFGLARVTCPRGRSRLPQGRRNGVEPRSCLLVRGGVRSPCVLLDESPVDGLDALEALNPDDLYRVEVYDGGAVVQAYTTWFIRNATRTAWSPLSADTQWNLYCVNRPGAPRV